One region of Wyeomyia smithii strain HCP4-BCI-WySm-NY-G18 chromosome 3, ASM2978416v1, whole genome shotgun sequence genomic DNA includes:
- the LOC129732630 gene encoding venom allergen 5.01-like — protein sequence MELLITIIIMTLIESSHQQTNYCDSSLCRAGTTHIACNSSRTLSTTCGVEATEIVLDSTLQALILGLHNGFRSTVATGNQSITSNTFYPQAKRMATVVWSTELADIAGANTRRCIYGNDQCRNTATFTAAGQNIAIMSYFGRTISTVALIKKIINKWYEEYAYANPTIIASFPSAHQGHSIGHFTQIVGDRVTHLGCSLVVYYNSPWTRQYFVCDYSLTNIIGQPVYKSGDYCSECTTGCSTEYPGLCTEKEIINSNP from the exons ATGGAGCTTTTAATAACAA TCATTATTATGACACTGATCGAGTCCAGCCACCAGCAAACAAACTATTGCGATTCCTCATTATGTCGAGCTGGTACTACCCATATAGCTTGCAACAGTTCGAGAACATTATCAACTACTTGCGGAGTTGAAGCAACTGAGATAGTACTGGATTCGACCCTGCAAGCGTTGATCCTGGGTTTGCACAATGGATTTCGTAGCACCGTTGCTACAGGCAACCAAAGTATTACTTCGAATACTTTCTACCCACAAGCGAAGCGTATGGCAACAGTGGT GTGGAGCACTGAGTTAGCGGATATTGCTGGAGCTAACACTCGACGCTGTATTTACGGTAATGATCAATGCCGAAATACGGCTACATTCACGGCAGCCGGGCAAAACATTGCTATAATGTCGTACTTCGGTAGAACCATTTCGACAGTTGCTTTGATAAAGAAAATCATTAATAAATGGTACGAAGAATACGCATACGCCAACCCGACTATCATCGCGAGTTTTCCCAGCGCTCATCAAGG ACACTCGATTGGCCACTTTACTCAGATTGTTGGTGATCGTGTTACTCATCTTGGATGCTCGTTGGTGGTCTATTATAATTCGCCATGGACTAGGCAGTACTTTGTGTGTGACTATTCCTTGACGAATATCATCGGTCAACCTGTTTACAAAAGCGGTGATTACTGCTCCGAATGCACAACTGGCTGCAGCACTGAGTATCCAGGTTTATGCACTGAAAAAGAAATAATCAATTCTAACCCTTAA